The genome window GCGAGCTGATTTATGCTGCTGCACGCACTTCGGCAGGGCGGCCAGGCTATTATAACCTGACGCTTTCCGAGACGCAGTATACCTTTCGGCGTATCGCACTTGAACCAGTGGAAGCCGAGCATGTGTATCGAGTGATTCGCTATCTAGCTGAGATGCGTTTTGATCGAAAACAGCCTCGGTCGACTGAATCGGGGCCTCGCCGTTCGAGCTATAGCACCATGATGTCGACCGCTGATTCGCGTGGAGAGATGAAGTATTTTCTTTCGAATGAGGCAGATGCGAAAATTGTAACAGGACGGACATGGTCTGGGAGTGGTTTGATGCATAAGCGTATCGGGAGGTTTTTTAATTCAGAGGTAACGCTGAACTTTTCGTTAATGATTCTACGTTCGATTTTAGAACGTCCGGTCGGTCATCAGACGATTGCCTCCTTTGTGCCATGGGCGTTGGAAAGATATGATACTTCGGATCGTTACATTTCTGAATCAGTGGTGGGTATTGCGATCCTGGCTGCTGGAGACCATGCGATCATTGAGGCACGTCCGTATTTAGAGCGTATTGTCGCGGCTGGTTTGCTTGAGGATGCGCGGATTGCAATCCAGCAGATAGATGCGAACCAAGACTTGAGTGTGCTATCGAATCTTGCGCTTGAAGATGACACGCTTTCACGTTGGGCCTTTTGTCAGGTCGAAGCGAAGTATCCAGAGGCCTATTGTGAGATGCTTGCAAAGCGCTTGGAGGATGTGACTGGTCGCGATGCGCGGTCGCTCTTCTCTGCGATCAATTATGTCGATAAAGCGTATGCAGCAAATTTAGCGCACGAAGTGATTGCTGATGAACGTAGCGATTTGTTGGTTCGCGCGGTTCAAGTGTTGCAACGAGAGGGTTCCTTCGAAGGAGAAGTATTTGCAGTGAATTGGTTGTTAGACTATGTTTCGAATCCGCAGGTAGAGCGACAGATGAGGATCGAAGCACTGCGTTGCCTCATTCCGTATGAAGATCCTCAGCGCTATGCAGATCTTCGAATTGATGCGATCCTTGAGGCTCTTTATCGAGGAATCGCCAATGAACCGCTCGACTATACTTCAAGCGTTTATGCACAACTGCTGCTAAGGCGAAATTCGGATAAATACTTCGACGAATTCATGGCGAGGTTTCGTTTGGGGGAGGATAGCCGACAAATATCGACGTTGTTCGATGATTTAGCTGAAGCTGCATACGCGCAAGGTGGTCGTTTGCGAGCTGTGTATGTCGCTCAATTGGAGCGAGAGTTACGGTCCTCGCAACTTCCTGTTAATGAGATCTGTGCACTTATCCAGCGCCATCACTTTAACGAACTCGCACCCGCGCTACGTGATTACAAAGCGAGTCACCTAGGCACTGAGGGTGCGCGCTATGCCGATTTATTGCTGACGACATGGGAGACTTCCGAGCCGCTGATTCGCGCTAAGTTGTGGGCCATCTATGCTTATAAATATGTGTATTTTACCGGTTGGGGGCGAGCGCATGAAAACTTTAAGACCTTCGCTTTGCATTTTGATTCAGCCTATGTGCAATTGAGTGATGGTGATCGATCCGCATTGAAGGCATTTTCGGATGAGGTCTGTTTGCTGATGAGCAGCACGGTAGCAAGCAAGCGTCAACAAGGGATAGATGCGCATATGGCCGAACTGGCAAGCGAATCATCAAGATGAATTTTCAGCGACTATGAGACGTCTACTCACATTGCTACTATTGTTGAGTTCTGTTGCCTCTGCGGCGCCAGATGCTTCGCAATGGACAAAGCCCCGTAACATTCATACCGTGCTGGAGCAGCCATGCGATGACCGTGTGGAAGTGAAGAGGACGGCAGCAACGTCGGCAGCTGAAGGTGCGATGTATTCTCCGAACGAGGCTTATTGGCTTAAGATCCAGCCGGTGGATCCCGAGAGTGAGGAGCAGCGGCTAGTTATTTCAGGAGCCCATCATTACACGATTTTACTACGGGGTAGTTATATGAATTTTCCGACTCAGGCACACTGGATCAATGAAAAGCTATTGTTCATTCGTGTTTGGTGGGGGCGAGTGCTTGGCAGGGATATGATCTTTGATGTGGAGGCTGGTAAGTTCATCTATCAAGAAGGGGTGCACGATGGGACCATTCTGTATCAACAGACCCGTCAGGCGCTTGATGCTGCGGAAAGTCGGTAGTATTCCAACAGTGCCCTTACAGTGCGCTGCTTTCGAGGCTGCCGTCAGTCGTGACCTCATTTTGTTGGAAGACCTTCAAGGTGGTGCTGCACAGAAACGTGCTGAGGCGCTCTTGCATGTCGACGATTTCGTGATGCAGGGGGCAGGGCTCTTTATTGCCGCACCAGTTTGGGCCGAAGGGGCACATGATGGTGTCGCCCGTCTTTTCGAATTGATCGACGATCTGGTGTAGCGTGATTTCGCTCGGATCTTTGGCTAGGCTGTAGCCACCTTTCGGGCCTGGGGCTCCGGATACGAAGCCCGCTTGTGAGAGGACGACTAGGAGCTTCGCAACGAGTGGCTTGGGGAGCTCGCGGGACTTGGCGATGTCGAGTGAGCTCACACGTGTGGTGCCGCCATCGTAAGCTTCCGCGAGGAAGCTCATGGCGGA of Lentimonas sp. CC4 contains these proteins:
- a CDS encoding Rrf2 family transcriptional regulator, producing MIKYGKTAQNAISAMSFLAEAYDGGTTRVSSLDIAKSRELPKPLVAKLLVVLSQAGFVSGAPGPKGGYSLAKDPSEITLHQIVDQFEKTGDTIMCPFGPNWCGNKEPCPLHHEIVDMQERLSTFLCSTTLKVFQQNEVTTDGSLESSAL